Proteins from a single region of Pseudomonadota bacterium:
- a CDS encoding EAL domain-containing protein has protein sequence MNQISDNNATRQVLIVDDDTTIRFLARETLEEAGFLVTEAANGAQGLAAFESNHPQVILLDVMMPEIDGFAVCKKIRNHPDGKNIAILMMTGLEDIDSIQRAYDVGATDFITKPINWQILGYRANYMYRANQAFKDLKNSEVQLSSAQKIAHLGSWNWDIANNRFQLSDELYRILNIDSTTCALTYETFINFIHPIDKEQVKMTIEEAVATQQPFHLDYKIVIADGLERFVSIEGQPVLNSKSEVVRMAGTIQDITERKQAEAQIRSLALYDNLTGLPNRILFRDRLEQAIRQASRQNSMVAAIFIDLDRFKDINDSLGHNAGDELLRQVANRLLSVTRSSDTVSRLGGDEFTIVLQNLTSLDVICSLAQKILDTFSEPFLLEAKEIFVTSSIGVAVYPSDAEKADDLLKNADIAMYYAKDNGKNNYKLFSSDMQVKADTRLTMQNEMRQAMERNEFFLNYQPKFDTKTGELTGMEALIRWKHPEKEVIMPNTFIPIAEATGLIVPLGEWVLKEACRQNMAWQAMGHEPIKIAVNVSAIQFKRSNFLATVNKVLKKTGMAAHFLQIEITETSLMQQSENTESIRSKDQPASIATVFEAGTEGNNSIINTLDILQKMGVSIAIDDFGTGYSSLSYLRYFPIDVIKIDSSFVWAINAWQGSEIISTIIDMSKKLHLQVTAEGVETEHQKTYLINRGCHELQGFLTGKPALAEDCVKYFVKPQKKVVNE, from the coding sequence ATGAACCAAATCTCTGATAATAATGCGACAAGACAAGTCCTTATTGTTGATGACGATACTACAATACGGTTTCTTGCCCGTGAAACTTTAGAAGAAGCCGGTTTTTTAGTAACTGAAGCTGCAAATGGAGCACAGGGCTTAGCTGCTTTCGAATCCAACCATCCGCAAGTAATTCTTTTGGATGTTATGATGCCCGAAATCGACGGATTTGCGGTTTGCAAAAAGATTCGCAACCATCCCGATGGCAAAAATATCGCCATTTTAATGATGACCGGACTTGAAGACATTGATTCTATTCAACGCGCATATGATGTGGGCGCTACTGACTTTATTACCAAACCCATAAACTGGCAAATTCTTGGATACCGCGCAAATTATATGTACCGTGCAAACCAGGCATTCAAAGACCTGAAAAATAGTGAGGTTCAGCTTAGCTCAGCACAAAAAATTGCCCATCTGGGAAGCTGGAATTGGGATATAGCAAACAATAGATTTCAATTATCCGATGAGCTCTATCGTATTTTAAATATTGACTCCACCACTTGTGCCCTCACCTATGAAACATTTATCAACTTCATTCATCCTATCGACAAAGAACAAGTAAAAATGACCATTGAGGAGGCTGTAGCCACACAGCAACCTTTCCACCTTGATTATAAAATCGTAATAGCCGATGGTTTAGAGCGTTTTGTAAGCATTGAAGGACAACCGGTTTTAAATAGTAAGAGTGAAGTGGTCCGGATGGCTGGAACTATCCAGGATATTACTGAACGAAAACAAGCAGAGGCACAAATCCGCTCTTTGGCATTGTATGATAATCTTACGGGCCTGCCTAACAGAATTCTCTTCCGCGACCGTTTAGAACAGGCAATCCGACAGGCAAGCCGGCAAAACAGCATGGTTGCCGCTATATTTATTGATCTTGACCGGTTTAAAGACATAAACGATAGTTTAGGGCATAATGCGGGCGATGAACTCTTACGGCAGGTCGCCAACAGGCTGCTCTCTGTAACCCGATCCAGCGATACCGTATCAAGATTGGGCGGCGACGAGTTTACAATAGTACTCCAGAATCTCACTTCTCTTGATGTTATTTGCTCATTGGCACAGAAAATATTGGATACATTTTCAGAACCTTTTTTGCTTGAGGCAAAAGAAATATTTGTCACCTCCAGCATTGGCGTTGCTGTTTACCCCAGCGATGCCGAAAAAGCCGATGATCTGCTAAAAAATGCCGATATAGCCATGTACTATGCTAAGGATAATGGCAAAAACAATTATAAACTATTCTCATCGGATATGCAGGTAAAAGCTGATACTCGTCTTACCATGCAAAACGAGATGCGCCAGGCTATGGAACGCAATGAATTTTTTCTTAACTACCAACCGAAATTTGACACCAAGACTGGTGAATTAACGGGAATGGAAGCGCTGATAAGGTGGAAACATCCGGAGAAAGAGGTTATTATGCCAAACACCTTTATTCCTATTGCAGAAGCTACAGGGCTTATCGTTCCTCTGGGAGAATGGGTGCTTAAGGAGGCCTGTCGCCAAAACATGGCATGGCAGGCGATGGGACACGAACCCATAAAAATTGCCGTCAATGTTTCAGCAATCCAGTTTAAGAGAAGCAATTTCCTGGCAACTGTTAATAAGGTTCTTAAAAAAACAGGTATGGCTGCCCATTTTCTACAGATTGAAATTACTGAAACTTCACTTATGCAGCAAAGCGAAAACACAGAAAGCATACGAAGCAAAGATCAGCCTGCCAGTATTGCAACAGTATTTGAGGCTGGTACAGAAGGAAACAATTCTATAATCAATACGCTTGATATATTACAGAAAATGGGCGTATCAATTGCCATAGATGATTTTGGTACAGGTTATTCTTCACTAAGCTATTTGAGATATTTCCCGATAGATGTAATAAAGATAGATAGCAGTTTTGTCTGGGCAATAAATGCCTGGCAGGGCAGTGAGATAATTTCTACCATTATTGATATGTCAAAGAAATTGCACTTGCAGGTAACAGCCGAAGGTGTTGAAACCGAACATCAGAAAACATATCTTATAAATCGTGGATGTCATGAATTGCAGGGGTTTCTTACGGGCAA
- a CDS encoding response regulator: MSIMLLTSGVVLLCTSLAFFINDVTSFRSWMLDQQKILANIVGINTTAAVLFKDNKAGENALQGLSSNPNIKTAYILVENGEVFASYVQKGFKASNNYLQITYKHGIPYIREPDLSAITAKGDSFWHFLGSTFTVLPFSMDGQPVSTIVIESGNGELMTRLTRSLVSFFVILVAAFIFAYFISRKLQGHISEPILHLAKIMDTVSAEKCYSIRAEKTTEDEIGNLISGFNEMLAKIEMKDRELKTHSEQLEDTVNQRTEQLSHANKEMQVAIVELRKAKEAAEAASHAKSQFLANMSHEIRTPMNGMMGMVELLLTTRMSPKQQHFAETARQSGDMLLAVINNILDFSKIEAGKLELELTSFPLREVIEETVDLFAGNAQSKGLELTCHIHTDVPAQVKGDYNRLQQVLTNLVSNAIKFTEQGGIDIIVMTAEDDGTTVLVKFEVQDTGIGISPEAHARIFEGFAQADGSMTRKFGGTGLGLTIAQQLVSLMGGEIEVISTPGTGATFCFTIRLQKEKAHEISTDGLLQGLRILVVDDNETNLRILEEQTASWGMICHSASNGEQALELLRFAGNDNPYDLAILDMMMPEMSGIKLARIIYNDPTIPTMRIMLLTSVNQEIGQEQAKQWGVKSLLNKPIRQSRLYESLITLLNNEEVIKSDYNIAEKQNPEDQQKLRILIAEDNSVNQQVIKAALELLNFEVDITTNGQEALDSWLIHHQKLVFMDGQMPVMDGYEATIQIRNAESKDACGFEKKHTIIIALTGHAIKGDREKFLATGMDDYMSKPFTIAQLKSMLNKWLPDSTSGKETEAGFAGPEMEVINTQSSIAERESLIDMSFLNNIKSLQRPGRPNLLSKVIENYVESAPHLIGAIRQGIADKDPTALRSAAHSLKSSSANVGASSLATLCRQIESIGHARATDGADILFQQIEFVYPQVYQNLAEIQQEERV; this comes from the coding sequence ATGAGCATCATGCTTCTGACAAGCGGCGTTGTGCTCCTGTGTACTTCTTTAGCATTTTTCATCAATGACGTTACATCATTTCGCAGCTGGATGCTTGATCAGCAAAAAATCTTAGCCAATATTGTCGGCATAAATACTACCGCGGCTGTATTATTTAAAGATAATAAGGCCGGGGAAAATGCCCTTCAGGGGCTTTCTTCAAATCCCAATATTAAAACAGCATACATCCTTGTAGAAAATGGAGAGGTGTTTGCTTCCTATGTGCAGAAAGGTTTTAAGGCCAGCAATAATTATCTGCAGATCACTTACAAACATGGCATCCCATATATCAGGGAACCGGACCTTTCTGCTATTACCGCTAAAGGAGATTCTTTTTGGCATTTTTTGGGCAGCACATTTACTGTTCTGCCCTTTTCAATGGATGGTCAACCGGTCAGCACAATAGTTATTGAGTCAGGCAACGGGGAACTAATGACCCGCCTCACACGTTCACTTGTCTCGTTTTTTGTGATTCTGGTTGCCGCATTTATCTTTGCCTACTTCATTTCCCGAAAATTGCAAGGACATATTTCTGAGCCAATCCTGCATCTTGCTAAAATCATGGACACTGTATCTGCCGAAAAATGTTACTCAATCCGAGCCGAAAAGACAACAGAAGATGAAATCGGCAATCTCATTTCAGGCTTTAATGAAATGCTTGCCAAGATTGAAATGAAGGATAGAGAACTCAAAACCCATAGTGAGCAGTTGGAAGATACGGTTAATCAGCGAACCGAACAGCTTTCGCATGCTAACAAAGAAATGCAAGTTGCTATTGTAGAACTTCGCAAGGCCAAGGAGGCTGCGGAAGCAGCGAGCCATGCCAAGTCACAGTTTTTGGCAAATATGAGCCATGAGATAAGAACACCTATGAATGGTATGATGGGTATGGTTGAACTGCTTCTAACCACTAGGATGTCCCCCAAACAGCAACACTTTGCCGAAACGGCCCGCCAGTCCGGAGACATGCTGCTTGCTGTAATCAACAATATTCTGGATTTTTCCAAGATAGAAGCAGGCAAACTGGAACTGGAGTTAACATCCTTTCCCCTGCGAGAGGTAATAGAAGAGACAGTTGATCTTTTTGCCGGAAACGCCCAGAGCAAGGGCCTTGAATTGACATGCCATATCCATACAGATGTCCCTGCACAAGTAAAAGGCGATTATAATCGACTCCAGCAGGTCTTAACAAACCTTGTAAGTAATGCCATCAAGTTTACCGAACAAGGGGGAATTGATATCATAGTGATGACAGCAGAAGATGATGGCACGACAGTACTGGTAAAGTTTGAAGTGCAAGACACTGGAATCGGCATATCACCGGAGGCCCATGCCCGGATTTTTGAAGGCTTTGCTCAAGCCGACGGATCAATGACCCGGAAATTTGGCGGAACAGGTTTAGGTCTTACGATTGCCCAACAGCTGGTTTCCCTCATGGGTGGTGAAATAGAAGTTATAAGCACACCCGGCACAGGAGCTACTTTTTGTTTCACTATCCGATTACAGAAAGAAAAAGCACACGAAATATCTACAGACGGCCTCTTGCAAGGGTTGCGGATACTTGTTGTAGATGATAATGAAACAAACCTGCGCATCCTGGAAGAACAGACCGCTTCCTGGGGCATGATCTGCCATAGCGCATCTAACGGGGAGCAGGCATTGGAGCTGCTCCGTTTTGCAGGTAATGATAATCCATACGACCTTGCCATTCTTGATATGATGATGCCTGAAATGAGTGGTATTAAACTGGCCCGGATCATATATAACGATCCCACCATTCCCACCATGCGGATCATGCTGCTAACCTCGGTCAATCAGGAGATAGGACAAGAACAGGCAAAACAATGGGGCGTCAAATCGTTATTAAATAAACCTATTCGACAATCACGACTCTACGAAAGCTTAATAACCTTATTAAACAACGAAGAAGTAATAAAATCAGACTATAATATCGCTGAAAAGCAAAACCCGGAAGATCAACAAAAACTCCGCATTCTTATAGCAGAAGATAATTCTGTAAATCAGCAAGTCATTAAAGCAGCACTTGAATTGCTAAACTTCGAGGTTGATATAACAACCAACGGCCAGGAGGCTCTCGATTCATGGTTAATCCATCACCAAAAGCTGGTCTTTATGGACGGTCAGATGCCGGTCATGGATGGGTATGAAGCAACCATCCAAATACGTAATGCTGAATCTAAAGATGCATGCGGTTTTGAAAAAAAACATACCATTATTATAGCCCTGACAGGGCATGCTATAAAAGGTGACCGGGAAAAGTTTCTTGCAACCGGGATGGATGATTACATGTCAAAACCATTTACAATCGCCCAGTTAAAATCAATGTTGAACAAGTGGCTGCCGGATTCGACGTCAGGCAAGGAAACAGAGGCCGGGTTTGCCGGTCCGGAAATGGAGGTTATCAATACACAATCATCTATTGCCGAGCGCGAATCCTTGATAGACATGAGTTTCTTAAACAATATAAAAAGTCTGCAACGGCCAGGTCGCCCCAATCTTCTAAGCAAGGTAATTGAGAATTATGTTGAGTCTGCGCCCCACCTCATAGGAGCTATCCGTCAGGGTATTGCGGATAAAGACCCAACAGCCTTAAGAAGCGCAGCTCATTCCTTAAAGTCGAGCAGTGCCAATGTCGGAGCCTCGTCACTTGCCACACTCTGTCGGCAGATCGAATCAATCGGCCATGCCCGTGCAACCGATGGAGCAGATATTCTTTTCCAGCAGATTGAATTTGTCTATCCCCAAGTCTATCAAAATCTTGCAGAAATCCAACAAGAAGAAAGAGTTTAA
- a CDS encoding rhomboid family intramembrane serine protease — protein MFKKNKKKPTSAGTKRFFPEIWAYILMILLCNVHIITGNLPNELVFYPNLNNSKAFMSIFTHPFVHVSWYHLLLDGAGFFVVYSGIQQTKMTTRLAYVAFCCTGSILLPLLFSSFKLAYGLCGLSGIAHGLMAISALEMANGKTFKIGIICFAIVFTKSIIEAVSGNVLFSFLHFGLMGLPVASTHLGGVLGGCFAYFMFNGTNRLYDFFKLKQKA, from the coding sequence ATGTTTAAGAAAAATAAAAAAAAGCCAACCTCAGCCGGGACAAAGCGTTTTTTCCCTGAAATATGGGCATATATCCTAATGATACTTTTGTGCAATGTTCATATTATTACCGGAAATCTGCCAAATGAACTGGTTTTTTACCCTAACTTGAATAATAGCAAAGCATTTATGAGTATCTTTACACACCCTTTTGTGCATGTTTCATGGTATCATCTGTTGCTTGACGGCGCAGGTTTTTTTGTTGTCTATTCGGGTATTCAACAGACCAAAATGACAACTCGATTGGCATATGTAGCGTTTTGTTGCACAGGAAGTATATTACTGCCACTCTTGTTTTCATCTTTTAAGCTTGCTTATGGTTTATGCGGCCTTTCAGGCATAGCCCATGGGCTCATGGCAATCTCCGCCCTTGAGATGGCAAATGGAAAGACTTTTAAAATAGGTATTATCTGTTTTGCAATTGTTTTCACAAAAAGCATTATCGAAGCCGTTAGCGGTAATGTTCTGTTTTCATTCCTTCATTTTGGTTTAATGGGGCTGCCTGTTGCCTCAACGCATCTTGGAGGAGTTCTTGGGGGGTGTTTTGCATATTTTATGTTTAATGGAACAAATAGGCTTTATGATTTTTTCAAGTTAAAGCAAAAAGCATAA
- a CDS encoding VIT and VWA domain-containing protein, whose amino-acid sequence MCHKIKVRVVQIILFAGFFMMQVSVSQAAGLLKPVNGNGSNIHMKSHNVQVTINNGFSRTEVDQIFINEGDKDMEAIYSFPLPVKASLSELSIWIDGKEEIGEVLEKERAKKIYEQQKAKGNDSALAEKDDYKTFNINVSPVRAGGETRVRLVYYQPLEIDLNIGRYVYPLAEGGVDEERISFWSVDDKVIGSFSFDLTLKSAFPVKDVRVPGYQDRAEIKQADNPDEGTNSGNTYHIRITEPEGCNLSKDIVFYYRLKEDIPARLELIPYKAAPDKEGTFMVVVTPGASLKRIVEGTDWTFILDKSGSMGGEKIKTLADGVSRVIGKMSVNDRFRIITFNNSADDFSGGYINATPENANAIIERLRNLQASGGTALFAGLEKGCKGLDDDRTTGIVLVTDGVANIGPTHEAAFLQLLQDHDIRLFTFVIGNSANRPLLNKLAKKSNGFAMNISSSDDIIGRIVQAKAKVLHESFHDVKIRFHGEKVKDLTPTSVGSLYMGQQLVKFGKYNGSGEVEIEMQAKISGTQHSWRCTAVLPKMDTDNPEIERLWALSAIEDQMEEIREKGESDNLRGKVVDLGKKYSLVTDYTSMIVLAEEEIENLGIKPSNKERVNRERQAQQIRKAAPAKNYRADNRNNNDGMFNGLKAPSVGVGSGPIGPLSLAFIFWLNRRKK is encoded by the coding sequence ATGTGCCATAAAATAAAAGTAAGGGTGGTACAGATAATTTTGTTTGCAGGCTTTTTCATGATGCAGGTATCCGTTTCACAAGCAGCCGGTTTATTAAAACCTGTAAACGGCAATGGTTCAAACATTCACATGAAATCACACAATGTCCAGGTAACCATAAACAACGGCTTTAGCCGAACGGAAGTAGATCAGATCTTTATTAATGAAGGCGATAAGGATATGGAGGCTATCTATTCTTTTCCTTTGCCGGTAAAAGCAAGTTTATCGGAGTTGAGTATCTGGATTGACGGCAAGGAAGAGATAGGTGAAGTACTTGAGAAAGAAAGGGCAAAAAAGATTTATGAACAACAGAAGGCCAAAGGAAATGATTCAGCGCTTGCCGAAAAAGATGATTACAAGACATTTAATATAAATGTTTCCCCTGTAAGAGCCGGTGGGGAAACACGCGTGCGCCTGGTTTACTATCAACCTCTTGAGATTGACTTGAATATAGGCCGTTATGTGTATCCTTTGGCTGAAGGCGGAGTTGACGAGGAAAGAATTTCTTTCTGGTCTGTTGATGACAAAGTTATAGGGTCGTTTTCTTTTGATTTGACATTAAAATCAGCTTTTCCGGTTAAAGACGTTCGCGTGCCCGGTTATCAGGATCGTGCAGAAATTAAACAAGCCGACAATCCCGATGAAGGAACGAACAGCGGCAATACATATCATATCCGAATAACGGAACCCGAAGGCTGTAATCTTTCCAAAGATATTGTTTTCTATTACCGCCTCAAAGAAGACATTCCGGCACGGCTTGAGCTAATCCCTTACAAAGCAGCACCTGACAAGGAAGGGACATTTATGGTGGTCGTAACTCCCGGAGCTTCCTTAAAACGCATTGTCGAGGGTACTGACTGGACCTTTATTCTGGACAAATCGGGAAGCATGGGCGGCGAAAAGATAAAAACTCTGGCAGATGGAGTATCCCGCGTTATAGGCAAAATGTCTGTAAATGATCGTTTCCGTATTATCACCTTTAATAATAGTGCCGATGACTTTTCCGGAGGATACATCAATGCAACGCCGGAAAATGCCAATGCAATAATCGAGCGCTTAAGAAATCTTCAGGCAAGTGGCGGAACCGCACTTTTCGCAGGACTTGAAAAGGGATGCAAAGGACTCGATGATGACCGAACAACAGGAATCGTACTTGTTACTGATGGAGTAGCAAATATCGGACCTACTCATGAGGCTGCTTTTCTTCAATTACTGCAAGACCACGATATCAGGCTTTTTACTTTTGTGATTGGTAACAGTGCAAACAGGCCGCTTTTAAATAAGCTGGCAAAAAAATCCAATGGATTTGCCATGAATATATCAAGCAGTGATGATATCATCGGACGTATTGTTCAGGCAAAGGCAAAAGTACTGCATGAAAGCTTCCATGATGTCAAAATTCGCTTTCATGGAGAAAAGGTTAAAGATCTAACTCCAACAAGTGTGGGAAGTCTTTATATGGGGCAACAGCTTGTAAAGTTCGGCAAGTATAATGGTTCCGGTGAGGTTGAAATTGAAATGCAGGCAAAAATATCGGGTACTCAACACAGTTGGCGATGCACGGCAGTTCTGCCAAAGATGGATACGGATAATCCTGAAATAGAGCGTCTCTGGGCATTGTCTGCCATAGAAGACCAAATGGAAGAGATCCGTGAAAAAGGGGAAAGTGATAACCTGCGAGGCAAGGTTGTGGATTTAGGCAAGAAATATTCTCTGGTTACCGATTATACCTCTATGATTGTTCTTGCAGAAGAAGAAATCGAAAACCTGGGGATTAAGCCAAGTAATAAAGAACGGGTGAATCGCGAACGTCAGGCGCAACAGATTCGCAAAGCAGCGCCTGCAAAAAACTACAGAGCTGATAACCGTAACAATAACGATGGAATGTTTAATGGATTAAAAGCTCCGAGCGTTGGTGTTGGTTCCGGTCCTATCGGACCTTTATCTCTCGCATTTATTTTCTGGCTAAACCGCAGAAAAAAATAA
- a CDS encoding sigma 54-interacting transcriptional regulator translates to MDLKNILTKMERRFFSLVTRAVFANPFGEERERVDLEISGLSLETSSFTLLDKVFYEVEQKIKVLENQGRADINYFSGDDHEIVKNSLLFYVYHQYAPQFDTFIMDQRKAGDTPLKVLFAGNFYKALTQYGFREAEAIRYFAIFYQMRRAFFFIESNLIGRSSSMKQLKLSLWNNVFTYDIGLYEKYLWNRMEDFSTLLLGETGTGKGTVAAAIGCSGFIPYSEKSNCFEDSFTSSLISLNLSQFPEALIESELFGHRKGAFTGAIDTHKGILEQCGQYSTIFLDEIGETSIPVQIKLLQVLQERVFSPVGGHEKKRFQGRVLAATNRDINKLRAQRRFRDDFFYRLCSDTITVPPLRQRLEEDPDELNGLLSHTVERLIGKPSLELADIVRDVILKELGNHYPWPGNVRELEQCVRRVLIKRSYSGDDKEINPDEKAYLLSGIETGSMDAQTILSNYCMMLYKQYGTFEEVARRVKLDRRTVKKYING, encoded by the coding sequence ATGGACTTAAAAAATATACTTACAAAAATGGAACGCAGATTCTTCTCATTGGTTACACGCGCGGTGTTTGCCAACCCTTTTGGTGAGGAAAGGGAGCGGGTTGATCTTGAGATATCCGGCCTTTCCTTGGAAACCTCTTCTTTCACATTGCTGGACAAGGTTTTTTATGAGGTGGAGCAGAAAATAAAGGTACTTGAAAATCAAGGGCGTGCCGATATTAATTATTTTTCAGGAGATGATCACGAGATAGTAAAGAACTCGCTGCTCTTTTATGTCTATCATCAGTATGCGCCCCAGTTTGACACGTTTATAATGGATCAGCGAAAGGCTGGCGATACCCCCTTAAAGGTATTGTTTGCAGGTAATTTTTATAAAGCTCTAACACAATATGGTTTCCGGGAAGCTGAAGCTATCCGCTATTTTGCCATTTTTTACCAGATGCGGCGGGCCTTTTTCTTTATAGAAAGCAATCTTATTGGTAGAAGTTCTTCCATGAAACAGCTTAAGTTAAGTCTATGGAACAATGTATTTACTTATGATATTGGTCTTTACGAAAAATATCTGTGGAACAGGATGGAAGATTTTTCAACGCTTTTGCTTGGAGAAACGGGCACGGGCAAGGGAACTGTAGCTGCTGCCATTGGATGTTCCGGCTTTATCCCATATAGCGAAAAGAGTAATTGTTTTGAGGACAGCTTTACCAGCTCTCTTATTTCTTTAAACCTTTCTCAATTTCCTGAGGCATTGATCGAATCGGAGTTGTTTGGACACAGGAAGGGGGCTTTTACCGGAGCAATAGATACCCACAAGGGCATTCTGGAACAATGTGGACAATACAGCACTATTTTTCTGGATGAAATCGGTGAGACAAGTATCCCGGTTCAAATAAAACTTCTACAGGTTCTACAGGAAAGGGTATTTTCACCAGTTGGCGGTCACGAGAAGAAACGTTTTCAGGGCAGGGTGCTTGCGGCAACGAATCGCGACATCAATAAACTTCGTGCACAAAGACGATTTAGGGATGACTTTTTCTACAGGTTATGCTCAGACACCATTACGGTTCCGCCATTAAGGCAGCGTCTTGAAGAAGACCCGGATGAACTAAACGGGCTTTTGTCTCATACCGTTGAAAGACTAATCGGAAAACCTTCTTTAGAACTTGCAGACATCGTTAGAGATGTAATCTTAAAAGAACTTGGCAATCATTACCCATGGCCCGGCAATGTAAGGGAGCTGGAACAATGTGTGCGAAGAGTGCTTATCAAGCGCAGTTATTCAGGTGATGATAAAGAAATTAACCCTGATGAAAAAGCGTATCTTCTGTCTGGTATAGAAACGGGAAGCATGGATGCCCAGACGATCTTGAGTAATTATTGTATGATGCTTTATAAGCAGTATGGGACATTTGAAGAAGTGGCGCGCAGGGTGAAACTGGACAGACGTACGGTAAAAAAGTATATAAATGGATAA
- a CDS encoding PEP-CTERM sorting domain-containing protein (PEP-CTERM proteins occur, often in large numbers, in the proteomes of bacteria that also encode an exosortase, a predicted intramembrane cysteine proteinase. The presence of a PEP-CTERM domain at a protein's C-terminus predicts cleavage within the sorting domain, followed by covalent anchoring to some some component of the (usually Gram-negative) cell surface. Many PEP-CTERM proteins exhibit an unusual sequence composition that includes large numbers of potential glycosylation sites. Expression of one such protein has been shown restore the ability of a bacterium to form floc, a type of biofilm.), with protein MKKLLLLCFLFVCIWAVPCYATPTYDASGYWNATFTVQFDPNNANIPAGQPFTSSWNMYISQNDATDTFGFNVWDPSSPTSTNSYFLGSIAEAHYTVTSNMFSFLPIGSSFPEHADTGWLFRILNYGGSQIQLIADMTNCTMDLTSSTEMTMGWEFRLSEHMTYELDPYKYLTDPSVWSEDDYFKDITGHFEVTATKVSTVPAPASILLVFTGMASLGVLRKKFKIA; from the coding sequence ATGAAGAAATTATTATTACTATGTTTTCTATTTGTATGTATTTGGGCCGTACCTTGTTATGCTACACCCACATACGATGCTTCGGGATATTGGAATGCAACATTTACTGTTCAATTTGACCCAAATAATGCAAACATACCAGCAGGTCAGCCTTTCACATCATCATGGAACATGTACATCTCACAAAACGATGCTACTGACACATTTGGATTCAATGTATGGGACCCATCATCCCCAACCTCAACTAACTCATATTTTCTTGGATCGATAGCTGAAGCCCACTACACTGTTACATCGAATATGTTTTCGTTCCTTCCGATAGGATCTAGTTTTCCCGAGCATGCTGATACGGGCTGGTTGTTTCGTATTTTGAACTACGGTGGATCTCAAATCCAGTTAATAGCAGATATGACCAATTGCACAATGGATCTTACATCTTCTACAGAGATGACTATGGGTTGGGAGTTTAGATTGTCTGAGCATATGACATATGAATTGGATCCTTATAAATATCTGACTGATCCAAGTGTATGGTCTGAAGATGATTATTTCAAAGACATTACCGGACACTTTGAGGTAACGGCAACGAAAGTTAGCACGGTACCTGCACCTGCTTCTATACTTTTAGTGTTTACAGGAATGGCAAGTCTTGGGGTGTTAAGAAAGAAATTTAAAATAGCTTAA